The following are encoded in a window of bacterium genomic DNA:
- a CDS encoding nucleoside 2-deoxyribosyltransferase, with product MKRKIYLAGGLFNAGERLHQLLLEKYLKVLGYEVILPQREALKAFDGKSFNTKAIAESCRIACSSPQNIFVGNADGPDSDSGTCVEYGMAITSIGKAIIYRTDFRTELEKELGINAMLRGNGTTLIYLPCFFTKLDQVGVYYRELAKKIHEAILNL from the coding sequence ATGAAAAGAAAAATATATCTGGCCGGAGGGCTTTTTAACGCCGGAGAACGACTTCACCAGTTGCTCCTTGAAAAATATTTGAAAGTATTGGGTTACGAAGTAATACTCCCTCAAAGAGAGGCGCTTAAAGCGTTTGATGGAAAAAGCTTCAATACCAAAGCTATAGCTGAAAGTTGCAGGATTGCTTGTTCAAGCCCTCAAAATATTTTTGTCGGTAATGCTGACGGACCTGATTCCGATAGCGGTACTTGCGTTGAATATGGAATGGCTATTACATCTATCGGTAAAGCTATCATTTATCGTACAGATTTTCGAACTGAGCTGGAAAAGGAACTCGGTATAAACGCGATGCTTAGAGGTAATGGAACGACTTTAATCTATTTGCCGTGTTTTTTTACCAAGCTTGATCAAGTCGGCGTTTATTATAGAGAATTAGCTAAAAAAATCCACGAAGCAATTTTAAACCTTTAG
- the groES gene encoding co-chaperone GroES — translation MNIKPLGDRVVLEQISPEETTKSGIILPGTVEKEKPEQGKVVAVGTGRLLKDGTRAKMEVKVGDKVLFSRYSPTEVKIEGKEYLVVKEEDLLAILV, via the coding sequence ATGAATATCAAACCATTGGGAGATAGGGTGGTGCTGGAGCAAATTTCTCCGGAAGAGACCACAAAATCGGGAATTATTCTGCCCGGCACAGTAGAGAAAGAAAAACCTGAACAGGGCAAGGTTGTTGCCGTGGGTACAGGGCGCTTGTTAAAAGATGGAACGCGCGCGAAAATGGAAGTAAAAGTGGGCGACAAGGTGCTTTTTTCCCGCTATTCGCCGACCGAAGTGAAAATTGAAGGAAAAGAATATTTGGTTGTCAAAGAAGAAGACTTGCTTGCGATCTTAGTGTAA
- a CDS encoding CARDB domain-containing protein — translation MTRKRFEQTVKSTTAEEIIKFAGLAILILIATSFSAQAALYPEAKAIVLSEDSNIAVTFEGSDAGYNNLFGLYDPAYRELFWGHSTIPGTKIDIGTFSKYTELVFFIKSPDGTFLSGPASRNPDNTVHAAITDINSQTLRMGFEDMWNGGDRDYNDITALVTGNLYLIPSNPSKPDFIIMPGDITFSNNNPTEGDIIEIQASIRNFGSSVSSDVTLDFYDGNPDTGSELILSSVIHGINKEENVVKSIAWDTAGEVGIHNIYVKIDPDNLIDESKEDNNKASQKITIESTPDKPSELSQFKSDGTTVITTGYTTNVRTVVFKGAISDSDKDQVKLQIELRRLDEYGGQFDETQSGIKESILVPSGSEVAITVNDLIDADYHWRARAVDVNGNKGPWQEFGGNDILAADFVIYMPAALIPVLQWPLKEKSYVNGFAFGDDWIVESKKGLKDSKCGSDWKSHTGVDLNAKLGDDVLVSYDGVVKVVYNAGLGWAEGIVIEHTAPDNSKFTTTYIHVNALVKEKAKVAKKDKIATIADIDGSDHLHFGVRNSGYSKYAQRGALPKNNLYKEPGNHCKTDPIFSEEYFIDPMKLNYEYN, via the coding sequence ATGACAAGAAAAAGATTTGAACAAACTGTAAAATCAACAACAGCGGAAGAAATCATAAAATTTGCAGGATTAGCGATATTAATTCTGATTGCCACAAGCTTTTCCGCTCAAGCAGCATTGTATCCCGAAGCAAAAGCAATCGTGCTCTCGGAAGACAGTAATATCGCGGTAACTTTTGAAGGATCAGACGCCGGATATAATAATTTGTTCGGCTTGTATGACCCAGCTTATCGAGAATTATTCTGGGGGCATTCAACAATTCCAGGAACAAAGATTGATATTGGGACATTCTCGAAGTACACTGAGCTGGTTTTCTTCATAAAAAGTCCGGACGGCACTTTCTTAAGCGGACCAGCATCAAGAAATCCTGATAATACGGTGCATGCGGCCATTACCGACATAAATTCCCAAACATTGAGAATGGGATTTGAAGATATGTGGAATGGCGGAGATCGCGATTATAATGATATTACGGCTTTAGTAACCGGCAATCTCTATCTTATTCCTTCAAATCCGTCAAAGCCGGATTTTATTATTATGCCGGGAGATATTACTTTCAGCAATAATAATCCTACCGAAGGAGATATTATAGAAATTCAGGCGAGCATTCGTAATTTCGGCAGTTCTGTAAGTTCCGATGTAACTTTGGATTTTTACGATGGTAATCCTGACACTGGCAGCGAGCTCATACTTTCGTCGGTGATACACGGAATCAATAAAGAGGAAAATGTAGTTAAATCCATTGCGTGGGACACAGCCGGAGAAGTTGGTATACATAATATATATGTAAAAATTGATCCGGATAATCTAATCGATGAATCCAAAGAGGATAACAATAAAGCAAGCCAGAAAATTACCATTGAATCAACTCCTGACAAACCATCCGAATTAAGCCAATTCAAATCCGACGGAACCACTGTAATAACTACAGGTTATACGACAAACGTAAGAACCGTTGTATTTAAAGGTGCAATAAGTGATTCAGACAAAGATCAAGTGAAGCTGCAAATAGAACTGAGACGGCTGGATGAATACGGAGGGCAATTCGATGAAACCCAATCGGGAATAAAAGAAAGTATTCTTGTTCCAAGCGGGAGTGAAGTTGCTATCACAGTAAATGACTTGATAGATGCTGATTACCACTGGCGAGCAAGAGCAGTAGATGTAAATGGAAACAAAGGTCCATGGCAAGAGTTTGGAGGAAACGATATCTTAGCAGCTGACTTCGTGATTTATATGCCAGCGGCATTAATACCAGTCTTGCAATGGCCACTTAAAGAGAAGTCATATGTTAACGGTTTTGCGTTTGGTGATGATTGGATAGTTGAAAGTAAAAAAGGTTTAAAAGATTCAAAATGCGGTTCAGATTGGAAAAGTCATACAGGCGTAGACTTAAACGCGAAGCTCGGCGATGATGTCCTTGTTTCCTATGATGGCGTTGTTAAAGTAGTTTATAATGCCGGACTCGGATGGGCCGAAGGTATTGTAATTGAGCATACCGCTCCCGACAACAGTAAATTTACGACGACCTATATACATGTCAATGCTCTCGTAAAGGAAAAAGCCAAAGTAGCCAAAAAAGATAAAATTGCAACAATAGCGGATATTGATGGTTCGGATCATCTCCACTTTGGAGTTAGGAATAGCGGATACAGTAAATATGCCCAAAGAGGAGCTCTTCCCAAAAATAATCTGTATAAAGAACCAGGCAATCATTGCAAAACAGATCCTATATTTTCGGAGGAATATTTCATAGATCCGATGAAATTAAACTACGAATACAATTAA
- a CDS encoding pseudouridine synthase produces the protein MLFPIRINKYLADKKIASRREADELIRQGKVKVNGQKAELGAMVREGDRVEVGGKMKELVYIAFNKPEGIITHSPQKGETSIADILKLKYKVFPLGRLDKDSRGLIMLTNDGRITDKLLNPIERHEKEYEVRVNKPVSRDFISRMEQGVKLDDGYVTQKCVLKKLDKFSFSIILTEGKKRQIRRMCAALEYEVLDLNRVRIMNIKLGELKSGGYWILVGKEREEFLAKMGL, from the coding sequence ATGTTATTTCCCATAAGAATAAATAAATATTTAGCCGATAAGAAGATCGCGAGCCGCCGGGAAGCCGACGAGCTGATCAGGCAAGGAAAAGTAAAAGTGAATGGCCAAAAAGCCGAGCTGGGAGCAATGGTGCGCGAGGGCGACAGGGTGGAAGTGGGCGGAAAAATGAAAGAGCTGGTCTATATCGCTTTTAATAAGCCGGAAGGAATAATCACGCACAGTCCGCAAAAAGGCGAAACGAGCATCGCCGATATTTTAAAACTCAAATACAAAGTTTTTCCTTTGGGCAGGCTGGATAAGGATTCAAGGGGCTTGATCATGCTTACCAATGACGGCCGGATCACGGATAAATTATTGAACCCGATTGAACGCCACGAAAAAGAATACGAGGTTAGGGTCAATAAGCCGGTTAGCCGGGATTTTATCAGCCGAATGGAGCAAGGGGTAAAACTGGATGACGGCTATGTCACGCAAAAATGCGTTTTGAAAAAATTGGATAAATTTTCTTTTTCCATAATTTTGACCGAGGGCAAAAAAAGGCAGATCAGGCGGATGTGTGCGGCGCTGGAATACGAGGTCTTGGATCTCAACAGAGTCAGGATTATGAATATCAAGCTGGGCGAACTAAAAAGCGGGGGTTATTGGATACTTGTGGGCAAAGAGCGGGAAGAGTTTTTGGCAAAAATGGGGTTGTAA
- the groL gene encoding chaperonin GroEL (60 kDa chaperone family; promotes refolding of misfolded polypeptides especially under stressful conditions; forms two stacked rings of heptamers to form a barrel-shaped 14mer; ends can be capped by GroES; misfolded proteins enter the barrel where they are refolded when GroES binds) → MAKQIKFGDEARSKIKAGIDKLADAVKVTLGPKGRNVVLDKSYGTPTITNDGVSIAKEIDLEDKFENIGAQLVKEVASKTNDVAGDGTTTATLLAQAIINEGMKFVSMGVNPVGLRHGIEAATQAAVEELGKMKKKISTEAEMEQVATISAEDAVIGKKIAQVIKEVGHEAPITVEESQTFGIETKVVEGMQFDKGYISPYMITNAEKMEAEYRDPLILITDKKISAVSDILPLLEKIAKSGKKELVIIADEIDGEALATLVVNKLRGTFNTLAIKAPGFGDRRKEMLADIAVLTRGTVITEDLGLKLENAGLNELGSAAKIIATKDNTIIVGGKGGKAEIDKRISQIKTEIAQNTSSFDKEKLQERLAKLTGGVAVIKVGAATEAELTYKKHKVEDALAATKAAVAEGIVSGGGTALLKASVAVRDRFSKNKVNVPSQDIAVEFNAGFNILLRALEEPLRQIVQNAGKEEGPVIADAIKKSKLQNDGYNAITNKIVPDMIAAGIIDPVKVTRTALENAASMAAMFLTTEAVVTDIPEKNPPAGGPMGGMGGMGGMGMGM, encoded by the coding sequence ATGGCAAAACAAATAAAATTTGGCGATGAAGCCAGGTCCAAGATAAAAGCCGGTATTGATAAATTAGCCGATGCCGTCAAAGTGACTTTGGGGCCCAAAGGCCGCAATGTGGTGCTCGACAAAAGCTACGGAACCCCGACCATTACCAATGATGGAGTTTCTATTGCGAAAGAGATTGACCTCGAAGACAAATTCGAAAATATCGGCGCGCAGCTGGTAAAAGAAGTCGCTTCCAAAACCAATGATGTGGCTGGCGATGGCACGACTACCGCCACTCTTTTGGCGCAAGCAATCATTAATGAAGGAATGAAATTCGTATCAATGGGAGTGAATCCGGTAGGGCTTCGGCATGGGATTGAAGCGGCAACTCAAGCAGCGGTTGAAGAATTGGGAAAAATGAAAAAGAAAATTTCCACTGAAGCGGAAATGGAACAAGTCGCGACGATCTCGGCGGAGGATGCGGTTATTGGCAAAAAAATCGCGCAAGTGATCAAGGAAGTCGGTCATGAAGCGCCGATCACCGTCGAAGAATCCCAGACATTCGGCATTGAGACAAAAGTAGTGGAAGGCATGCAGTTTGACAAAGGATATATTTCTCCATATATGATCACTAATGCTGAGAAAATGGAAGCCGAGTATAGAGATCCTTTAATCTTGATCACTGACAAGAAAATCTCCGCCGTTAGCGATATTTTGCCGTTATTGGAAAAAATTGCCAAATCAGGCAAAAAAGAATTGGTAATTATTGCCGATGAAATTGACGGCGAAGCGCTGGCCACTTTGGTGGTGAATAAATTAAGAGGAACATTTAATACGCTCGCGATAAAAGCTCCCGGGTTTGGCGATCGGAGAAAAGAAATGCTGGCTGATATCGCGGTCCTTACTCGCGGCACGGTGATTACGGAAGATCTGGGATTGAAGCTTGAAAATGCGGGCTTGAACGAGCTTGGCAGCGCGGCAAAAATAATCGCGACCAAAGACAATACGATCATTGTCGGCGGCAAAGGCGGCAAAGCGGAAATTGACAAAAGAATTTCCCAGATCAAAACCGAGATCGCCCAAAACACCTCCAGCTTTGATAAAGAGAAATTGCAAGAGCGCCTGGCGAAGCTTACCGGCGGAGTCGCGGTGATCAAAGTGGGAGCGGCGACTGAAGCCGAACTGACTTATAAAAAACATAAAGTTGAAGATGCTTTGGCGGCGACAAAAGCGGCCGTGGCGGAAGGAATTGTTTCCGGCGGAGGAACCGCATTGTTAAAAGCAAGCGTTGCGGTTCGTGATAGATTTTCTAAAAATAAAGTCAATGTTCCGAGCCAAGACATAGCGGTTGAATTCAATGCCGGCTTCAATATTTTATTAAGAGCGCTAGAGGAGCCATTGAGACAAATTGTGCAAAATGCCGGCAAAGAAGAAGGTCCTGTAATTGCCGACGCTATCAAGAAATCAAAACTACAAAATGATGGCTATAATGCTATTACCAATAAAATTGTACCTGATATGATCGCGGCTGGAATTATTGACCCCGTGAAAGTAACCAGAACGGCTCTTGAAAATGCCGCGTCGATGGCGGCGATGTTCCTGACCACCGAAGCGGTGGTGACCGATATTCCCGAGAAGAATCCGCCAGCTGGCGGACCGATGGGCGGTATGGGTGGAATGGGCGGTATGGGAATGGGGATGTAA
- a CDS encoding CHAP domain-containing protein gives MSLAVIGLLIVAMFAAIAPVEARIPPSGSYYDREAIIREAYFAVMGDVNAFPGTTQQLGKWNFMDFDRPAQTRTINELGGVYYAGETTPIIDGWVKYGFNNSIGRGGQCLFFVNLLLYRSEADRTAGKFNSWSYDIYPYATEMTNDRPWPGDIIFKPADSTSQHIAIVVSRSGDNVGVIESNGVGISEAISHKITTIPTLRNKGYKVFTNVNYYNNNYYSNHYPS, from the coding sequence ATGAGTTTAGCAGTCATTGGACTGCTGATAGTGGCAATGTTTGCCGCAATAGCGCCAGTGGAAGCAAGAATACCTCCAAGCGGTAGTTACTATGACCGAGAGGCGATAATTCGTGAAGCATACTTTGCCGTAATGGGCGATGTTAATGCTTTCCCAGGAACGACACAACAACTGGGTAAGTGGAACTTTATGGATTTTGACAGGCCAGCACAGACTCGAACAATCAACGAATTGGGAGGAGTCTATTATGCAGGAGAGACAACACCAATAATAGATGGCTGGGTCAAATACGGTTTCAATAATAGTATAGGCAGAGGAGGGCAATGTTTGTTCTTTGTAAATCTGCTTCTATACAGATCGGAAGCTGATAGAACGGCGGGTAAATTTAATTCGTGGTCATATGATATTTATCCATATGCCACAGAAATGACTAACGATAGACCATGGCCCGGGGATATAATATTCAAACCTGCGGACTCGACCTCGCAACATATAGCCATCGTAGTTTCCAGGAGCGGAGACAATGTGGGTGTGATAGAATCAAATGGCGTTGGAATAAGCGAAGCTATTTCGCACAAAATTACAACAATTCCAACACTAAGAAATAAAGGATATAAGGTATTCACAAATGTGAATTACTACAACAATAATTACTACAGCAACCACTATCCTTCATAA
- a CDS encoding ATP-binding cassette domain-containing protein yields MIKVESLVKKYGEVAALNGVSFEMKEGEVVGILGPNGAGKTTLLRILVTFLKADDGEVLIDGLDISDFTNHENIKSKIGYLPEHAPLYEDLTVREYLEFVGKMQGIPENDLDERILYVLKKCGLKEKKNSEISTLSKGYRQRTGIAQALIHDPKIVILDEPTTGLDPNQRIEIRDLIKEIGKSKTVILSSHVLSEVQATCSRVLIINKGRIVADGTPEDLIKEEKGKTIINIEVEKITPELIAKLKSLNGVKKVKSEGNKIVVETSVENDIRKDVASLVVGEGAGLLDFVRKQTDLEDVFINLTKN; encoded by the coding sequence ATGATAAAAGTAGAAAGCTTGGTCAAAAAATACGGGGAAGTGGCGGCGCTCAATGGCGTTTCTTTTGAAATGAAAGAAGGCGAAGTTGTCGGAATTCTCGGGCCGAACGGCGCGGGCAAGACCACTCTTTTGAGGATTTTAGTCACTTTTCTTAAAGCGGATGACGGAGAGGTTTTGATCGATGGCTTGGATATAAGCGATTTCACCAATCACGAGAATATCAAAAGCAAGATCGGGTATCTTCCCGAACACGCTCCACTCTATGAGGATTTGACCGTAAGGGAATATTTGGAATTCGTCGGCAAGATGCAGGGCATTCCGGAGAACGATCTGGATGAAAGGATCTTGTATGTATTAAAAAAATGCGGGCTCAAGGAAAAGAAAAATTCCGAGATTTCCACTCTTTCCAAAGGCTATCGCCAGCGCACGGGGATCGCCCAGGCCTTGATCCACGATCCGAAAATCGTGATCCTGGACGAGCCGACTACGGGACTTGATCCCAATCAAAGGATCGAGATCAGGGATCTGATCAAAGAAATAGGCAAGTCAAAAACCGTAATACTTTCGAGCCATGTGTTGAGCGAGGTTCAGGCGACTTGCTCCAGGGTTTTGATCATCAATAAAGGGCGCATTGTGGCTGATGGCACGCCGGAAGATCTGATAAAAGAGGAAAAAGGAAAAACGATCATTAATATTGAAGTGGAAAAAATAACCCCTGAACTCATTGCCAAGCTTAAATCTCTCAACGGGGTTAAAAAAGTAAAGTCCGAAGGAAATAAAATAGTTGTTGAGACAAGCGTGGAAAATGATATCAGGAAAGATGTTGCGAGCCTGGTAGTCGGGGAAGGAGCCGGCCTTTTGGATTTCGTGCGCAAACAAACGGATCTCGAAGATGTGTTTATCAATCTAACCAAAAATTAA